In the Deinococcus ficus genome, one interval contains:
- a CDS encoding HU family DNA-binding protein, protein MARASKPAATKSTATNRSSNGNSGNGGNGGNRSNKIAKTQMIEMVADRTSLNKKQAGDAVACVLEGIVTALQQGKSVGLPGLGTLSVTQTAARQGVRPGTSQRITIPAGKKVRFKAASTLKGTL, encoded by the coding sequence ATGGCCAGAGCAAGCAAGCCCGCCGCCACGAAATCCACCGCCACGAATCGCAGCTCCAACGGAAACAGCGGGAACGGGGGGAATGGCGGAAACCGCAGCAACAAGATCGCCAAGACCCAGATGATCGAGATGGTCGCCGACCGCACCAGCCTGAACAAGAAGCAGGCCGGGGACGCCGTCGCCTGCGTCCTGGAAGGCATCGTGACGGCCCTGCAGCAGGGCAAGAGCGTGGGCCTCCCGGGCCTGGGCACCCTGAGCGTCACGCAGACGGCCGCCCGGCAGGGCGTGCGGCCCGGCACCAGCCAGCGCATCACCATTCCCGCGGGGAAGAAGGTCCGCTTCAAGGCGGCCAGCACCCTCAAGGGCACCCTCTAG
- a CDS encoding HesA/MoeB/ThiF family protein, which produces MTPPDAARPAEPLSRAELRRYARPLMVPEWLDAGAQERVRAARVLVVGAGGLGGPVIAGLAGAGVGELVIADGDTVDVSNLHRQLLYATSDVGRGKAAVAAARAQAINPFVRVRTLGFLDGPALAELVGQVDVVVDATDNFEARYAVADACMAADRVWVWGAAAGTTGMLSVFGPGPDGGRLGLRDVFPTPDGAESCAEAGVLGPVPNVVGHLMALEVLKVLGGVGRTAWGELWTWDALAGRERRLRLRAPAATPGT; this is translated from the coding sequence ATGACGCCCCCGGACGCCGCCCGCCCCGCCGAGCCCCTGTCCCGCGCGGAGCTGCGGCGGTACGCGCGGCCGCTCATGGTTCCGGAGTGGCTGGACGCCGGCGCGCAGGAGCGGGTGCGGGCGGCGCGGGTGCTGGTGGTGGGCGCGGGCGGCCTGGGCGGGCCGGTGATCGCGGGGCTGGCCGGGGCGGGCGTGGGGGAACTCGTGATCGCCGACGGGGATACCGTGGACGTCAGCAACCTGCACCGTCAGCTGCTGTACGCCACGTCGGACGTGGGGCGGGGCAAGGCGGCGGTGGCGGCGGCGCGCGCGCAGGCGATCAATCCGTTCGTGCGGGTGCGGACGCTGGGGTTCCTGGACGGCCCGGCGCTGGCGGAGCTGGTGGGGCAGGTGGACGTGGTGGTGGACGCCACCGACAACTTCGAGGCGCGGTACGCGGTCGCGGACGCGTGCATGGCGGCGGACCGGGTGTGGGTGTGGGGCGCGGCGGCCGGCACGACCGGCATGCTGAGCGTGTTCGGGCCCGGGCCGGACGGAGGGCGGCTGGGCCTGCGGGACGTGTTCCCCACGCCGGACGGCGCGGAGTCGTGCGCGGAGGCCGGGGTGCTCGGGCCGGTGCCGAACGTCGTGGGGCACCTGATGGCCCTGGAGGTCCTGAAGGTGTTGGGCGGGGTGGGCCGGACTGCCTGGGGGGAGCTGTGGACCTGGGACGCCCTGGCGGGCCGGGAGCGGCGCCTGCGGCTGCGTGCGCCGGCCGCCACGCCTGGCACGTGA
- a CDS encoding glycerol-3-phosphate acyltransferase gives MPVLVAALSFLLGSLVMGVLYSRLRGDDIRDRDLPGGSGTYRQYGLQAALLVAAGDILKGVLAALLARWLTPDLTWIAPLFVTLGHCYPAFFGFRGGGGIAPLIGALLILAPWTLLGMLLVAAVIIPLYRALLQRHVKLNAVPFATAVAVPLGLYLAVRTGGLSDLLAGGAAMAVRAVHLLLSPRPA, from the coding sequence ATGCCTGTGCTGGTCGCCGCCCTCTCCTTCCTGCTCGGTTCGCTCGTGATGGGCGTGCTGTACTCCCGCCTGCGCGGCGACGACATCCGCGACCGGGACCTGCCCGGCGGAAGCGGCACCTACCGCCAGTACGGCCTGCAGGCCGCGCTGCTGGTCGCCGCCGGCGACATCCTCAAGGGCGTGCTGGCCGCCCTGCTGGCCCGCTGGCTCACCCCGGACCTCACCTGGATCGCGCCGCTGTTCGTGACGCTGGGGCACTGCTACCCAGCCTTCTTCGGCTTCCGGGGCGGCGGCGGTATCGCCCCCCTGATCGGCGCGCTGCTGATCCTGGCCCCCTGGACGCTGCTGGGCATGCTGCTGGTCGCCGCCGTGATCATCCCGCTGTACCGCGCGCTGCTGCAGCGGCACGTGAAACTGAACGCCGTGCCGTTCGCGACCGCCGTGGCCGTCCCGCTCGGCCTGTACCTCGCCGTGCGCACCGGCGGCCTCAGCGACCTGCTCGCGGGCGGCGCCGCCATGGCCGTGCGCGCCGTTCACCTGCTGCTGAGCCCCCGCCCCGCATGA
- a CDS encoding UbiX family flavin prenyltransferase encodes MPYVPDLLRLLRELGVETHLVVSSGAKRVMTAEGGGPQLADLTALATHVHEDRDLAAGIASGSFRTDGMVLLPCSAGTLAKVAQGFTDTLITRAAHVTLKERRRLVLVVREDPLPRPMLVNLLAAHDAGATVMTASPGFYHAPEDLNDLLRFVTARVLDQFGLDVPGFRRWRDGAAGGPV; translated from the coding sequence ATGCCGTACGTCCCGGACCTGCTGCGCCTGCTGCGCGAGCTGGGTGTGGAGACGCACCTGGTGGTGAGCAGCGGCGCCAAGCGCGTCATGACCGCCGAGGGGGGCGGCCCGCAGCTGGCGGACCTCACGGCCCTGGCCACGCACGTGCATGAGGACCGGGACTTGGCTGCCGGGATCGCCAGCGGGTCCTTCCGCACCGACGGCATGGTGCTCTTGCCGTGCAGCGCCGGCACGCTCGCCAAGGTCGCGCAGGGCTTCACGGACACGCTGATCACCCGCGCGGCGCACGTCACCCTGAAAGAACGCCGGCGGCTGGTGCTGGTCGTCCGGGAAGACCCGCTGCCGCGGCCCATGCTCGTGAACCTGCTCGCCGCGCACGACGCCGGCGCGACCGTGATGACCGCCAGCCCCGGCTTCTACCACGCCCCTGAGGACCTGAACGACCTGCTGCGCTTCGTGACCGCCCGGGTGCTGGACCAGTTCGGGCTGGACGTGCCCGGCTTCCGCCGCTGGCGGGACGGCGCGGCCGGGGGCCCCGTGTGA
- the ispD gene encoding 2-C-methyl-D-erythritol 4-phosphate cytidylyltransferase: MSAPCLLGAGRVAALIPAAGSGTRLGLGPKAFVEVAGRSLLARSVAALRPLVDEVLVALPEDLPLPADLAALDVQAVVGGSTRQASVRRLLHATAADTVLIHDAARPFLPENVVLDLLEAVAETGAATVALPVADTLVRAGLPGRWGELVAREGLWAVQTPQAFRRAALLAAHEQAARDGTQVTDDASLITRGGGQVRLVPGDARLFKVTTPGDLHLAAALAATWDAGGPR; the protein is encoded by the coding sequence GTGAGCGCCCCCTGCCTGCTGGGCGCCGGCCGGGTGGCGGCCCTGATCCCCGCCGCGGGGTCCGGCACGCGCCTGGGCCTGGGCCCGAAGGCGTTCGTGGAGGTGGCCGGCCGGAGCCTGCTGGCCCGCAGCGTGGCCGCCCTGCGCCCCCTGGTGGACGAGGTGCTGGTCGCCCTGCCTGAGGACCTGCCCCTGCCGGCCGACCTGGCCGCGCTGGACGTGCAGGCCGTGGTGGGCGGGAGCACCCGGCAGGCGAGCGTGCGCCGGCTGCTGCACGCCACGGCCGCCGACACCGTCCTGATTCACGACGCCGCCCGGCCCTTCCTGCCGGAGAACGTGGTGCTGGACCTGCTGGAGGCCGTGGCCGAGACGGGCGCCGCCACGGTCGCGCTGCCGGTGGCCGACACCCTGGTCCGCGCGGGACTGCCGGGCCGCTGGGGCGAGCTGGTGGCCCGGGAGGGCCTGTGGGCGGTGCAGACGCCGCAGGCGTTCCGGCGCGCCGCCCTGCTGGCCGCGCACGAGCAGGCCGCGCGGGACGGCACGCAGGTGACGGACGACGCCAGCCTGATCACCCGCGGCGGTGGTCAGGTGCGGCTGGTGCCGGGCGACGCGCGGCTCTTCAAGGTCACCACGCCCGGGGACCTGCACCTCGCCGCGGCGCTGGCCGCCACCTGGGACGCCGGGGGACCGCGGTGA
- a CDS encoding 4-(cytidine 5'-diphospho)-2-C-methyl-D-erythritol kinase produces MTPALTRFAPAKVNLGLSVLGRRADGYHDLHSLMVPLTVGDALTFTPAPDLHLTVRGADLPTDERNLVYRAARDYLHAAGQPGGVHITLHKTLPLASGLGGGSSDAAATLLALHELYPAPVDLAAVAVRLGADVPFFLLGGPALAEGIGERLRALDLPAAALVLLNPGVEVSARDAYTWLGERSAYTPPLDLAAITEALRTGEPVPYHNALQPAVVARHSLIGEALAALEGAGLHSPLMSGSGSTCFALAATHEQAVQAAQALHVRYPGWWVSAAETVPGRSASS; encoded by the coding sequence GTGACCCCGGCCCTGACGCGCTTCGCGCCCGCCAAGGTGAACCTGGGCCTGAGCGTCCTCGGGCGCCGCGCTGACGGGTACCACGACCTGCACAGCCTGATGGTGCCCCTGACCGTGGGGGACGCCCTGACGTTCACGCCCGCCCCGGACCTGCACCTGACCGTGCGGGGCGCAGACCTGCCCACTGACGAGCGGAACCTGGTGTACCGCGCCGCCCGCGACTACCTGCACGCCGCCGGGCAGCCGGGCGGCGTGCACATCACCCTGCACAAGACCCTGCCGCTCGCGTCCGGGCTGGGGGGCGGCAGCAGCGACGCCGCCGCCACCCTGCTGGCCCTGCATGAGCTGTACCCGGCCCCGGTGGACCTCGCGGCCGTCGCCGTGCGCCTGGGCGCGGACGTGCCCTTCTTCCTGCTGGGCGGCCCCGCGCTGGCCGAGGGCATCGGGGAGCGCCTGCGTGCCCTGGATCTGCCCGCGGCGGCGCTGGTGCTGCTGAACCCTGGCGTGGAGGTCAGCGCCCGCGACGCGTACACCTGGCTGGGCGAGCGCAGCGCGTACACGCCCCCCCTGGACCTCGCGGCGATCACGGAGGCGCTGCGGACGGGAGAGCCGGTGCCCTACCACAACGCCCTGCAGCCGGCCGTGGTGGCCCGGCATTCCCTGATCGGCGAGGCACTGGCCGCCCTGGAAGGCGCGGGCCTGCACTCCCCGCTGATGAGCGGCAGCGGCAGCACCTGCTTCGCGCTGGCGGCCACCCATGAACAGGCGGTGCAGGCGGCGCAGGCGCTTCACGTCCGGTACCCGGGCTGGTGGGTGAGCGCGGCCGAAACCGTGCCCGGCCGGTCCGCCTCCAGCTGA
- a CDS encoding fasciclin domain-containing protein, translating to MKKMLMLAALLLPSTVVAGGGSAVPSGRTIAAIVANDPNFSTLLTAVQAAGLVDTLNGAGPYTVFAPTNAAFAKLPKADLDALLNNPDQLRAVLLYHVVPGRVTSGQVVKLSSATTANGADIAIRTMNGRVMINDATVTRADIAASNGVIHVIDSVILPPQ from the coding sequence ATGAAAAAGATGCTGATGCTTGCCGCCCTGCTGCTTCCGTCTACCGTCGTTGCCGGTGGGGGCAGCGCCGTGCCGTCCGGCCGCACCATCGCGGCCATCGTCGCCAACGACCCGAACTTCAGCACCCTGCTGACCGCCGTGCAGGCCGCCGGCCTGGTGGACACCCTGAACGGCGCCGGCCCGTACACCGTGTTTGCGCCGACCAACGCCGCCTTCGCGAAGCTGCCCAAGGCGGACCTGGACGCCCTGCTGAACAACCCGGACCAGCTGCGCGCCGTGCTGCTGTACCACGTGGTGCCCGGCCGCGTGACCTCGGGGCAGGTCGTGAAGCTCAGCAGCGCCACCACCGCCAACGGCGCCGACATCGCTATCCGCACCATGAACGGCCGCGTGATGATTAACGACGCCACCGTCACCCGCGCGGATATCGCGGCCAGCAACGGCGTCATCCACGTGATCGATTCCGTGATCCTGCCCCCCCAGTGA
- a CDS encoding VanW family protein, with protein sequence MTRLLRSLAGTLLAAALSSAGPLSGAGALTLRWSAPEPVLRGGVVTRPVLHRSLPLGAQAAGTRVSGTGGIPAALRPVLDRAYRAIEARRPRDVRFRRVGSGWVAQATTGWQVDRALTDARVARALQRGDAGVQVAVRLVAPARSVRWAAAQRLTHLATGTSSFTGSPDFRVHNIRVGAARLHGQWLARGAELSFNALIGPVSAARGFRRGYVITGGTLNLEDGGGLCQVSTTAFRAALLAGLPITERHAHSVQVGYYGAPGLDAAVYAPAKDLRWRNDTPGPLLLQTDWDAAAGQLNVHLFGRSDGRRVQLLPTRVRDRVTPPAPTFLADPALAPGTARRVDMPAPGATVAVVREVLRPGGGDVRQDVFRSRYRPWGGVFAVAPGDDRLTR encoded by the coding sequence ATGACGCGTCTCCTGCGGTCACTGGCCGGCACGCTGCTGGCCGCCGCCCTGAGCTCCGCCGGTCCCCTCAGCGGGGCCGGCGCGCTCACCCTGCGCTGGAGTGCCCCCGAACCCGTGCTGCGGGGCGGAGTGGTCACGCGGCCCGTGCTGCACCGCTCCCTGCCGCTCGGCGCTCAGGCGGCCGGCACCCGGGTGAGCGGGACAGGGGGCATTCCGGCCGCGCTGCGCCCCGTGCTGGACCGCGCCTACCGGGCCATCGAGGCGCGCCGGCCGCGGGACGTGCGGTTCCGCCGCGTGGGGAGCGGCTGGGTGGCGCAGGCCACCACCGGCTGGCAGGTGGACCGCGCCCTCACCGACGCCCGCGTCGCCCGCGCGCTGCAACGCGGGGACGCGGGCGTGCAGGTGGCGGTGCGGCTGGTCGCCCCGGCCCGCAGCGTGCGCTGGGCGGCCGCGCAGCGCCTCACGCACCTGGCGACCGGCACGTCCTCGTTTACCGGCAGTCCCGACTTCCGGGTGCACAACATCCGCGTGGGCGCCGCGCGGCTGCACGGCCAGTGGCTGGCGCGCGGCGCGGAACTGAGCTTCAACGCCCTGATCGGCCCGGTGTCCGCCGCCCGCGGGTTCCGGCGCGGGTACGTGATCACGGGCGGCACCCTGAACCTGGAGGACGGCGGCGGCCTGTGTCAGGTGAGCACCACCGCCTTCCGCGCGGCGCTGCTGGCCGGCCTGCCGATCACGGAACGCCACGCGCACTCCGTGCAGGTCGGCTACTACGGCGCGCCGGGCCTGGACGCCGCGGTGTACGCTCCCGCCAAGGACCTGCGCTGGCGCAACGACACGCCCGGCCCGCTCCTCCTCCAGACCGACTGGGACGCGGCGGCCGGGCAGCTGAACGTGCACCTGTTCGGCCGCTCCGACGGCCGGCGCGTGCAACTGCTGCCCACCCGCGTGCGGGACCGGGTGACCCCGCCGGCCCCGACCTTCCTGGCCGATCCGGCCCTGGCGCCCGGCACGGCGCGGCGCGTGGACATGCCCGCCCCGGGCGCCACGGTGGCCGTGGTCCGGGAGGTGCTGCGCCCCGGCGGGGGCGACGTGCGGCAGGACGTGTTCCGCAGCCGCTACCGGCCGTGGGGTGGGGTGTTCGCGGTGGCGCCCGGCGACGACCGCCTGACCCGCTGA
- a CDS encoding ROK family protein has product MTDTPTSALPSPLPGPVSIGVDIGGTKIAYGVLHGDQLLSRHVHPTPDTGWEAVLDAVAAQVQALQQEHPDARLIGVGVPGPLNAERTRVKFAPNIYGFTDVPLVDGLRDRLHQRVILENDAKAAALAEAHLGAARGTESSVYVTVSTGIGSGIVLNGRLWRGRHGIAGELGHITVQPGGPVSGAGLDGALEAVASGTAIARDASYTLNRDVSTKEAFALAEQGHPGVRRVVQQAMKHIGVALADLQKVLDPEVFVLGGGVASVGDYFFSGVQAAANEYAVGFAPVTIRRAQLGGDAGVVGAALAAQHG; this is encoded by the coding sequence ATGACCGACACCCCCACCTCCGCCCTTCCCTCCCCCCTCCCCGGCCCCGTGAGCATCGGCGTGGACATCGGCGGCACCAAGATCGCCTACGGCGTGCTGCACGGGGACCAGTTGCTGTCCCGGCACGTGCATCCCACCCCCGACACCGGCTGGGAAGCGGTGCTGGACGCCGTGGCCGCGCAGGTGCAGGCCCTGCAGCAGGAGCACCCGGACGCCCGGCTGATCGGCGTGGGCGTGCCCGGCCCGCTGAACGCCGAGCGCACCCGCGTGAAGTTCGCGCCGAACATCTACGGGTTCACGGACGTGCCCCTGGTGGACGGCCTGCGTGACCGCCTGCACCAGCGCGTGATCCTGGAAAACGACGCCAAGGCCGCCGCGCTGGCCGAGGCGCACCTGGGCGCGGCGCGCGGCACCGAGAGCAGCGTGTACGTGACGGTCAGCACCGGGATCGGCAGCGGCATCGTCCTGAACGGCCGGCTGTGGCGCGGCCGGCACGGCATCGCCGGGGAGCTGGGGCACATCACCGTGCAGCCCGGCGGGCCGGTCAGCGGCGCCGGCCTGGACGGCGCGCTGGAGGCGGTCGCCAGCGGCACCGCCATCGCCCGGGATGCCAGCTACACCCTGAACCGCGACGTGAGCACCAAGGAAGCCTTCGCGCTGGCCGAGCAGGGCCACCCCGGGGTGCGGCGCGTGGTGCAGCAGGCCATGAAGCACATCGGCGTGGCCCTGGCCGACCTGCAGAAGGTGCTGGACCCGGAGGTGTTCGTGCTGGGCGGCGGGGTCGCCAGCGTCGGGGATTACTTCTTCAGCGGCGTGCAGGCCGCCGCGAACGAGTACGCGGTGGGCTTCGCGCCCGTCACGATCCGCCGCGCCCAGCTGGGCGGGGACGCGGGCGTGGTGGGCGCGGCCCTGGCGGCGCAGCACGGCTGA
- a CDS encoding acyl-CoA thioesterase: MSETSAPPAAPDRTRMPDLNWSDAHRAQLQMRYSDIDTNHHVNNGRYGEYLENARIQLMHDVGLWGEGERAVLARMEMDYVQEIRWGQALVVESLIEKIGRSSWTVMARILADGMPCAFARTVIVRVNAEHRPEPIPDGVREALRPLMVRG; this comes from the coding sequence ATGAGCGAGACGTCTGCCCCTCCCGCCGCCCCGGACCGGACGCGGATGCCGGACCTGAACTGGTCCGACGCGCACCGCGCGCAGCTTCAGATGCGCTACAGCGACATCGACACCAACCACCACGTGAACAACGGCCGGTACGGCGAGTACCTGGAAAACGCCCGCATTCAGCTGATGCACGACGTGGGCCTGTGGGGCGAGGGCGAGCGCGCCGTGCTGGCCCGCATGGAGATGGATTACGTGCAGGAGATCCGCTGGGGGCAGGCGCTGGTCGTCGAATCCCTGATCGAGAAGATCGGGCGCAGCAGCTGGACGGTCATGGCGCGCATCCTCGCGGACGGGATGCCGTGCGCGTTCGCGAGGACCGTGATCGTGCGCGTGAACGCCGAACACCGCCCGGAACCCATCCCGGACGGCGTGCGCGAGGCGCTGCGGCCCCTGATGGTCCGCGGGTGA
- a CDS encoding septum formation initiator family protein, whose product MEEGAPPPPPAPERGLRLVWRQAQRLPVTMMLASLLAGLGIVQLSFQLAQSAYRAVTWTQETRATQARVQGLERDVRILKEAQANARTPEYLREQARCLGMVGENETVIVAEGAPETVDALCDVKRLP is encoded by the coding sequence ATGGAAGAAGGCGCCCCTCCACCCCCTCCCGCTCCGGAACGCGGCCTGCGGCTGGTGTGGCGCCAGGCGCAGCGGCTGCCCGTCACCATGATGCTCGCCAGCCTGCTGGCCGGCCTGGGCATCGTGCAGCTCAGCTTCCAGCTGGCGCAGAGCGCCTACCGCGCCGTGACCTGGACGCAGGAGACCCGCGCCACGCAGGCCCGCGTGCAGGGCCTGGAACGCGACGTGCGCATCCTGAAAGAAGCCCAGGCGAACGCCCGCACGCCCGAGTACCTGCGCGAACAGGCCCGCTGCCTGGGCATGGTCGGCGAGAACGAGACCGTGATCGTCGCCGAGGGCGCCCCGGAAACCGTGGACGCCCTGTGTGACGTGAAACGCCTGCCCTGA
- a CDS encoding thymidine phosphorylase: MTTPSPAVNIPDLIRKKRDGGEHTRAELETLVLGYTRGEVPDYQISAWLMAVFLRGMTPQETADLTLVMAGSGDEMNLGDLPRTVDKHSTGGVGDKTSLILTPMLSALGLTVAKMSGRGLAHTGGTIDKLESIPGWTPELEEDRFLAQAREIGLSLVGQSKDLAPADGKLYALRDVTGTVDCLPLIASSIMSKKLASGAHTVVLDVKVGAGAFMRTLDDGRGLARAMVDIGTRAGRQVRAVLTDMDTPLGHMAGNSLEVLEALDTLRGEGPEDLTDLCVSLAAEALSAYGEDEQAARARAAQTLQDGSALAKFRAFVAAQGGDPTFVDDPAKFDVAPGRAEITAPAAGFVQSIDALGVGRAVLALGGGRERKGEAIDHGVGVEVLKKPGDAVQAGETVIRVYHRDGRGLEVARGLLEAGLSVGAQAPQAQPLILDRVN; this comes from the coding sequence ATGACCACCCCTTCCCCTGCCGTGAACATTCCCGACCTGATCCGCAAGAAACGCGACGGGGGCGAGCACACCCGCGCGGAACTGGAGACGCTGGTGCTCGGGTACACGCGCGGCGAGGTGCCGGACTACCAGATCAGCGCGTGGCTGATGGCGGTGTTCCTGCGCGGCATGACCCCGCAGGAGACCGCGGACCTGACGCTGGTGATGGCCGGCAGCGGCGACGAGATGAACCTGGGGGACCTGCCCCGCACGGTGGACAAGCACTCAACGGGCGGCGTGGGGGACAAGACCAGCCTGATTCTCACGCCGATGCTCTCGGCGCTGGGCCTGACGGTCGCGAAGATGAGCGGTCGGGGGCTGGCGCACACGGGCGGCACCATCGACAAGTTGGAGAGCATTCCGGGCTGGACGCCGGAACTGGAGGAGGACCGGTTCCTGGCGCAGGCGCGCGAGATCGGGCTGAGCCTGGTCGGGCAGAGCAAGGACCTCGCGCCGGCCGACGGGAAGCTGTACGCGCTGCGCGACGTGACTGGCACGGTGGACTGCCTGCCGCTGATCGCCAGCAGCATCATGAGCAAGAAGCTCGCGTCCGGCGCGCACACGGTCGTGCTGGACGTGAAGGTGGGCGCGGGCGCGTTCATGCGCACCCTGGACGACGGGCGGGGTCTGGCGCGGGCGATGGTGGACATCGGCACCCGCGCGGGGCGGCAGGTGCGGGCGGTGCTGACCGACATGGACACCCCGCTGGGGCACATGGCCGGCAACAGCCTGGAGGTGCTGGAGGCGCTGGACACCCTGCGCGGCGAGGGCCCGGAGGACCTGACGGACCTGTGCGTGTCGCTGGCCGCCGAGGCGCTCAGCGCGTACGGCGAGGACGAGCAGGCGGCCCGCGCCCGCGCGGCGCAGACCCTGCAGGACGGCTCGGCCCTGGCGAAGTTCCGGGCGTTCGTGGCCGCGCAGGGCGGCGACCCGACGTTCGTGGACGACCCCGCGAAGTTCGATGTGGCGCCGGGCCGCGCGGAGATCACCGCGCCGGCGGCGGGCTTCGTGCAGAGCATCGACGCGCTGGGCGTGGGGCGCGCAGTGCTGGCGCTGGGCGGCGGCCGGGAACGCAAGGGCGAGGCCATCGATCACGGCGTGGGCGTGGAGGTCCTGAAAAAACCCGGGGACGCCGTGCAGGCGGGCGAGACCGTGATCCGCGTCTACCACCGGGACGGGCGCGGCCTGGAGGTGGCGCGCGGCCTGCTGGAGGCCGGCCTGAGCGTGGGCGCGCAGGCGCCGCAGGCGCAGCCGCTGATTCTGGACCGCGTGAACTGA